From the genome of Edaphobacter dinghuensis, one region includes:
- the glmU gene encoding bifunctional UDP-N-acetylglucosamine diphosphorylase/glucosamine-1-phosphate N-acetyltransferase GlmU yields MDTTGFAIAIMAAGKGTRLKSKRPKVLHEIGGQALLLHVIAAAKTVVAADHIYCIIGHEADRVRAAVAPTGVQFVLQAEQRGTGHALQQVKAYFAETGASIPKHLLVLSGDVPLIRPETIASICDLHLREHAAMTILTAVPDDPTGYGRILRASPDKPEVTAIVEQKSLRPDQLNTPEINSGIYCFETAKLFTKLDSLSTDNAHGEFYLTDVAAMLVADGERVVAVKADSVNEVLGANTIAEMMHLDAAMRLNTAKRLMAQGVTIFRPETCVIDAAVTVGPDTTIEPYVQLLGATTIGTDCRIRSYSVIQQSTLGNNVTVRNGCILDSAEVSDGAILGPYAHLRPESRIGENAHVGNFVETKKVTLGKGSKANHLNYLGDATIGAGVNVGAGAITCNYDGVHKHQTIIGDGAFVGSDSTLVAPVTIGAGAYVAAGSCITEDVPADSLALGRSRQTTKPGWAAAKRAASKKS; encoded by the coding sequence ATGGACACTACCGGATTTGCAATCGCCATCATGGCCGCGGGCAAAGGCACGCGGCTCAAAAGCAAGCGCCCTAAAGTCCTCCATGAGATCGGCGGACAAGCCCTTCTGCTGCACGTCATCGCCGCGGCAAAGACCGTAGTCGCCGCCGACCACATCTATTGCATCATCGGCCACGAGGCCGACCGCGTCCGTGCAGCAGTAGCTCCCACCGGCGTACAGTTCGTCCTCCAGGCCGAGCAGCGCGGCACCGGCCACGCCCTCCAGCAAGTCAAGGCGTACTTCGCCGAGACCGGCGCATCCATCCCCAAACATCTCCTCGTCCTCTCCGGCGACGTTCCACTCATTCGCCCCGAAACCATAGCCTCCATCTGCGATCTTCATCTCCGCGAACACGCAGCCATGACCATCCTCACCGCTGTGCCCGACGATCCCACCGGCTACGGCCGCATCCTCCGCGCATCTCCAGATAAGCCAGAGGTAACTGCAATCGTCGAGCAGAAGTCCCTGCGTCCCGATCAGCTCAACACTCCTGAGATCAACTCCGGCATCTACTGCTTCGAAACCGCCAAGCTCTTCACCAAACTCGATTCCCTCTCCACCGACAACGCCCACGGCGAGTTCTACCTCACTGACGTAGCCGCCATGCTCGTCGCCGACGGCGAACGCGTCGTAGCCGTCAAAGCCGACAGCGTCAACGAAGTCCTCGGTGCCAACACCATCGCCGAGATGATGCACCTCGACGCCGCCATGCGCCTCAACACAGCCAAGCGCCTCATGGCGCAGGGCGTCACCATCTTCCGCCCCGAAACCTGCGTCATCGACGCCGCCGTCACCGTCGGCCCAGACACCACCATCGAACCCTACGTGCAACTCCTCGGCGCAACCACCATCGGCACCGATTGCCGCATCCGCTCCTACTCCGTCATCCAGCAATCGACTCTCGGCAACAATGTAACCGTACGCAACGGTTGCATCCTCGACAGCGCCGAAGTCTCCGACGGTGCCATCCTCGGTCCCTACGCTCATCTCCGCCCCGAAAGCCGCATCGGCGAAAACGCCCACGTCGGCAACTTCGTCGAGACCAAAAAAGTAACGCTCGGCAAAGGCTCCAAGGCGAACCACCTCAACTATCTCGGCGACGCCACCATCGGCGCAGGAGTCAACGTAGGCGCAGGAGCCATCACCTGCAACTACGACGGCGTCCACAAGCACCAGACCATCATCGGCGACGGTGCCTTCGTCGGCTCCGACTCCACGCTCGTCGCTCCAGTCACCATAGGAGCAGGAGCCTACGTCGCCGCCGGAAGCTGCAT